The DNA segment CAAAGTACATGGCCCTGCAGTGACAAGCCTTGCCGGCGAAACGGGCAAATTCTGACATCAGGACATCCGTTCGTTTTGAAGACATGGTCTCTGCAGGTAAAAGCAAAGAGAGGGCAGCTTTCCCATGCACAGACAATCTCCCCCACCGGCTCTCACCTGTGCTTGGCTGCCCCAGCTCCAGCGCTTGGCTGAGCCGGGACTGGATGTATCTCTGAGGGTGTGACCCAGGCTTGGAGGAGTGGCTTCTTCTTGCCAAAATTTTCAACTTTACCAGCGGAACCTTCTGGGGTTGCTTTTATCTGAGACTCTGCTACACTGGTGTGGTGGTCATTGGAATGTGGAGAGCGAGGCAAAGAGTGTGCAGCAGGAAAGGTCTCAGAGGGTGGGGGGCTGGGCACGGGAGAGCCCTGGGGTGTGCGGAGAGGAGAGCCTGGCCTCCCACTCGGCTCCAGTTCCTCTTTCTCGGCAGTACCAGGGCCTGGTAACTGTTTATTCACACTTGAGCTCTCGCCAAGATGGGGCTCAGCAATTCCTAGTGCTGCTGTCTTCTCGGAAGGAGCCATTCTGGAAGAGTTTGGCCTGAAGTCATGTAGATTCTCCACAAGCACCGACTCATGTGTCCCCCCACTCAGCCCCTCTGCCTTCTCCAGACCGGAAGGTGACGTGTTCAGGGGTGAAactcctgcttgtggatcaaccagcttttctgcctctcctccatctccagcctCATCTATTCTTTCATCATCTGATGCCACTTCAGGAATGGAAGGAAGAGACAAGCTCAGATCAGAGGCAGATGGGAGGTCACTCAGCGGGTCAGACAGCAGGCCTTCATGATCGCTGGCTTTGCTCTGATACTGAGTCATAAGGCCACCATTCTCCACGACCCTCCAGAGTTGGGTGCCTCTTGCTGGGCTGGCTTCACTTGTGGGATCTTCTGAGAAACTCTCGCTTTCAGAAGGAATGATGGGCTGAGGTGCCGTGGTCACAGGTTCCTCTCCTGCGCCTTCTGTGTGGGGACACTCAGGAGACTCTGCATCAAGCCTGCCTCTAGCCACAGGCCCTTCACGTGTCAGCCGCTGGGGATGGCTTCCGTCCTCCTCCTCAAGCTCAGcgggtttttctgtttcttcttccacGAAGAGTTGTTCAGAGAAGGACACACgtttcttgactttcttttcaCCTCCACCGGCATTCGAATGTATTTCTTCGTGTTTCCTTGCTATGCTATCAAACAGGGAGGCCGCCTCTTCCTCTTGAGGAGGGGGTGCTGCTTCTTTGCCTGCAGGAGCCATCCCACCATTGTGATCGTTCTCCACAAGAGACCTAGACTGACGCTCAGAGTCTGTCTTTCCCCCTGAGGGGGACTTCTCAGCAGGGTTTGCACTGCTGCCACTCCTGAGTGAAGGCCCAGAGGGTATGTCCGGGATCTCTTCAGGTGAGGGGGCCCAGTGTTGCTCTGGGACAGGAAACTTCACGTGTTCTTCATGCTGCCTCATGGAGCTCTTTCCTGACTCATCACTGCCGGCTTCCTTCCCAGTGCCTGTCTCCCTGGTCTCGCCCCCTGAAGAATCTTCCATCCCTTTCTGCACTGGGATGGTCAGTTGTTTAAAAGCTGGTCCTGAGGCAGAAGAACCAGTGTTCGGAGCTGGCGTTACACTCTCCTTCTGAGAGACAGCCTTGAGGAACAAAGGGGGTTCTTCAGCATCAACCTCCCCCTTGCCTGTGGGGGGCCAGTGTTCAATTGGGGTGGATGTGGAGAGGGGAGCTGCCAGGGGagatgagaaagaggaggaggcagaaggacttTCAGAGGATTGTGTCTCTGAGTCACCTCTCAGGTCAGAAAAGAGAGGGGCCTGAGGAGagctggaaggaagggaaggagagagagcagagtcagGGGAAGGAAGCCTGGCTTTGGGTTGGGCCTCTGGAGGTACGTCCAGTCTGcaaaaaggacaaaataaaatctGCAGGTCAGTTGCAGATGCATTTCAAGAAACATAAAAACACTCATTAAAGAGGgacaggtgttttgttttttacatttggAGCAGGATCTACAAAGCCAAGGAAACGGCAATTCTTGACATACAAATGGATCGCTTTGTGTTTTTCCAGTGTCGGGGAATCAAAGCCTgggcctcatacatgctaagcaaataCTCCACAACTGAGACACACTCTCCCCACAGGAAGAGACACTGCTGGTTACCAAACACATCTGTCACACAAGGGAAACATTCAGCTGGAACAACAGGCAGCCTACAGTTCCTTTAGACAAGGCGACAAGTATGGACGTCGAAGAGAAAAGTACACCTGTGTACAATCTCCAAAGagttctgcccccccccccataccagAGAAATGTCAGCGTGAACGTGACTCAGAAGCTACTCCTTCTTGATGAGTCTGGTGCTTATGATCAGGTACAGAGGAGACAAAGAATGACCACAGCTACACTAAAGAGGACCAAGGGTCTCTCGCACCAGCAAACGGATGCCAAATGCCAGGAGGAAAGGCAGCCATCTCCACTGGGCAGCGTGAGGTGAAACCTTAAACCCAGGTTCTGCCCATGTACCCACTGCAACCAAGAATGCTCAGAATCGGCCACATACTCTCCTTTCACTAGAGTCTGGTTAGCTCAACGAGAAAAACAATCCCCGCCCACATAAGGCCGAGCTGTGGCTTTAGGCTGGGAAACACCTCTGCTCTTTGTGCTGGGCAAGCCAGGCCAGCAGAGGTGACAGGCTCAAATGACTTAAGACTAGCAGACTTCTGCATACacatcctgaaactgaccaggttTGCTCTAGTGGAGATTGCTAATGTCAGACAGTGGCAGAGAAAGACCCCATGTGTAGAAAACTAATTTACCTAGGCTTCACGGCTTTGGTCTGGGGAGCCCTCGCAGCGGGAACTGGTGGCTTCGGCTCAGACTTAGGCTCCAGGCCGGCTTCTGGGGCTGAGATCTGCACATCTTCAAAGCGGTTCAGGGAGTCGCCCCTCTGCGAGGCGGCAGGTACGACATCTCTCTCAGACCGTCTCCCAGGGTCTTCCTCCCTCAGCTGGGCTTCCGTGCGCGTgccctgcctttccttctctttctctgagacagtGGGAAGAGGCTCGCCTTCACTGCCTTTAGCCGCATCTTTCTTTCCTGTCACCAGAGAAAGCAGGGAGGACTTCTTGCTCTCctgcttcttgctctctttcGTTTCTCTCGGAGTCTCCACATTTGCTGGAGACACACTCTCTCTACCATCCTCGCTGGTCAGAGATCGGTAGGATGGCAAAGACATGGACTTCACAGAATCCTTGGTGGAAGCATCGGACAATTGTCTGTCAGAGGTTACTTCCCCTAGTTCCTTAGGAGACCGGGCAGCCAGGTTTTCAGTGGAGGAAAATAAATGCCTCTTCCGGAAGCCCTGTGGGGATGGGGAATTTGAAGGGCTGCTGTCCCTGACCTCACTCTTGGCCTCTGTCTGCTCCATATAAACATGGTTCCCATTGATACAGAGGTTAGATCTTGAGAGGGAGTCGTTCTTAGAGCGGAGGCCACCAAGGAAGGAGAGCCCCTCTTTCTTGGGAAGGCTGAAGTTGGTCTGGTTCGGTTGTGCGTGATCCATGCTGGGTGTTCTCTTGTGGGACATGACTGGGAAGGAAGTAAATCACAGAGGGTTAAGTTCTGGAGTGACAGTTCAGGGAGTGGAGGTATTGACTGCAAAGCCTGGTGACCTGCGTTAAATACCCAGGGCTCCCACGATCAAAAGAGAACTGACCCCCACAAGCTagcctctgacctacacacacactaaacaaagagaTGAAGCTGAGGCTAGAGCTCAGAGGCAAAGCATTTGTCATCAAGCCCAAAGCTCtaggaacaaaaagaagaaagaaagaaagaaagaaagaaagaaagaaagaaagaaagaaagaaagaaagaaagaa comes from the Microtus pennsylvanicus isolate mMicPen1 chromosome 9, mMicPen1.hap1, whole genome shotgun sequence genome and includes:
- the Rab11fip1 gene encoding rab11 family-interacting protein 1; translation: MSLGASAGRGLGTMWSPTHVQVTVLQARGLRAKGPGGTSDAYAVIQVGKEKYATSVSERSLGAPVWREEATFELPPLLSSGAAPAAAATLQLTVLHRALLGLDKFLGRAEVDLRELHQDQRRRKTQWYTLKSKPGKKDKERGEIEVDIQFMRNNMTASMFDLSMKDKSRNPFGKLKDKIKGKNKDSASDTASAIVPSTTPSVDSDEESSSKDKKKKSKIKTLFSKSNLQKTPLSQSMSVLPTSKPDKVMLRPGDLQSRWDDDEDESSSTSDVMSHKRTPSMDHAQPNQTNFSLPKKEGLSFLGGLRSKNDSLSRSNLCINGNHVYMEQTEAKSEVRDSSPSNSPSPQGFRKRHLFSSTENLAARSPKELGEVTSDRQLSDASTKDSVKSMSLPSYRSLTSEDGRESVSPANVETPRETKESKKQESKKSSLLSLVTGKKDAAKGSEGEPLPTVSEKEKERQGTRTEAQLREEDPGRRSERDVVPAASQRGDSLNRFEDVQISAPEAGLEPKSEPKPPVPAARAPQTKAVKPRLDVPPEAQPKARLPSPDSALSPSLPSSSPQAPLFSDLRGDSETQSSESPSASSSFSSPLAAPLSTSTPIEHWPPTGKGEVDAEEPPLFLKAVSQKESVTPAPNTGSSASGPAFKQLTIPVQKGMEDSSGGETRETGTGKEAGSDESGKSSMRQHEEHVKFPVPEQHWAPSPEEIPDIPSGPSLRSGSSANPAEKSPSGGKTDSERQSRSLVENDHNGGMAPAGKEAAPPPQEEEAASLFDSIARKHEEIHSNAGGGEKKVKKRVSFSEQLFVEEETEKPAELEEEDGSHPQRLTREGPVARGRLDAESPECPHTEGAGEEPVTTAPQPIIPSESESFSEDPTSEASPARGTQLWRVVENGGLMTQYQSKASDHEGLLSDPLSDLPSASDLSLSLPSIPEVASDDERIDEAGDGGEAEKLVDPQAGVSPLNTSPSGLEKAEGLSGGTHESVLVENLHDFRPNSSRMAPSEKTAALGIAEPHLGESSSVNKQLPGPGTAEKEELEPSGRPGSPLRTPQGSPVPSPPPSETFPAAHSLPRSPHSNDHHTSVAESQIKATPEGSAGKVENFGKKKPLLQAWVTPSEIHPVPAQPSAGAGAAKHRLHPVKPMNTTATKIANPSLGTAAIISENMINEAIIKKYQPSDPAFAYAQLTHDELIQLVLKQKETISKKEFQVRELEDYIDNLLVRVMEETPNILRVPSQLGKKAGKM